The Pirellulales bacterium genome contains a region encoding:
- a CDS encoding nucleoside hydrolase yields the protein MPRLASSRTLVSRLLMAILCIGGSASFAGEPENKSVPVIFDTDMGNDIDDVFALGLLHGLQSRGECKIIAVTVSKDHELAGPFCDVINTFYGCGNIPIGVLRTAKPSGDGPYLTQVMAPGKFKFSDHHQLLKKFSDAPLAVTVLRKTLATQRDGSVVVIAVGPMTNLASLLNSPADQASDLTGKELVAAKVRLLVVMAGDFSRPKAEFNVFSDRDSAATVLATWPTELIACPFEMGSAIHYPSLDNDFHYVEGHPLLMANLATFGGRTNGFMAWDLVATLHAIRPDRGYFNLSKPGTIRLDAENVTHHDEDASGKHRYLMPRDNTERVREAISGLASQPPAAKQK from the coding sequence ATGCCGCGACTTGCATCTTCCCGCACGCTGGTCTCGAGACTGCTAATGGCAATTCTGTGCATCGGCGGATCCGCGTCTTTTGCGGGGGAACCAGAAAACAAATCCGTCCCTGTTATCTTTGACACGGACATGGGGAATGACATTGACGATGTCTTTGCCTTGGGACTATTGCATGGACTCCAAAGCCGTGGCGAATGCAAAATTATCGCGGTCACGGTGAGCAAAGATCATGAATTGGCCGGGCCGTTTTGCGATGTCATCAATACTTTTTACGGTTGTGGGAATATCCCGATTGGTGTACTAAGAACGGCCAAACCGAGTGGGGACGGTCCGTACCTTACGCAAGTCATGGCTCCCGGAAAATTCAAGTTTTCCGATCATCATCAACTTTTAAAAAAATTCAGTGACGCTCCGCTGGCGGTCACTGTACTACGAAAGACGCTGGCCACCCAGCGGGATGGATCCGTGGTGGTCATCGCGGTGGGGCCGATGACAAATCTGGCGAGCCTGTTGAATTCCCCGGCGGATCAAGCGAGCGATCTGACCGGCAAGGAACTGGTTGCCGCCAAAGTTCGCTTGTTAGTTGTCATGGCGGGTGATTTCAGCCGACCCAAAGCGGAATTCAATGTGTTCAGCGATCGGGACTCCGCGGCCACCGTGTTGGCAACCTGGCCAACCGAGTTGATTGCCTGTCCCTTTGAAATGGGCAGCGCGATTCATTATCCCAGTCTGGATAACGACTTTCACTACGTGGAAGGGCATCCGTTGCTCATGGCAAATCTGGCCACCTTTGGAGGGCGCACCAATGGATTTATGGCTTGGGATCTAGTGGCCACGCTGCACGCAATTCGACCAGATCGCGGTTATTTCAACCTGTCCAAACCCGGCACAATTCGGCTGGACGCAGAAAATGTCACCCATCACGATGAGGATGCGTCGGGCAAGCATCGTTATTTGATGCCCCGTGATAATACTGAGCGGGTGCGCGAAGCCATTTCTGGCTTGGCAAGCCAGCCCCCGGCGGCGAAACAAAAATAG